Proteins from a genomic interval of Musa acuminata AAA Group cultivar baxijiao chromosome BXJ1-9, Cavendish_Baxijiao_AAA, whole genome shotgun sequence:
- the LOC103998894 gene encoding uncharacterized protein LOC103998894 isoform X1: protein MFPCGGSSVEVVSRLMKRLEEAKGLVPDPNAASSQVVLTKIDEIKEKMEEMRKKLRESKGKEDTAMDRFAIVARHVDELLRSAKKTLDPSETESRLKSKLDEIMKNINFKIEKLKAKPMDSSGEQESKAEEEEEEEEDFPLERQIQESSAWAHLLLVVDSFETQLKLCLFCLTVFPANAVLKKRLLIHWWMGEGIVKSSEEGKKCFDQLVSKGLIITIKKKHCDKVHHFSIQSWIRRLLITVAKSNAFLEFDQDGRPSNDYSRSRRACLRLEQNPIGDDGERRLLTVYNVYKRYVEFEPTWLVNKGEMTTMQLGRWKDSDQKHHIEVKNDEFLKGIDHCKSLRYMSLRGVSRVETLPESIGKLTKLMVLDLRACHNLEKLPEEIGSAKKLQYLDVSDCFLLDKMPKSIANLSDLEVLKGFLLISGPDDKHVCHLHELAKLTKLRKLSINIGSWIAEKELENVGELKKITTLIITWAVVTEKKEDSHSTRGAEAPSQEKKQQGTGKDSVKDLPPKSIQSSDAATAAADADAHDDGEDDVIEKRQLPHPPEQKPSTSDVPYKNADPRIEDVTFGTDATTKKVQPISDHDATSGARPLTKKETKKIAADRSLDPAKVTLPSTIEKLDLRCFTEEEFPQWIDPLKLQKLKKLYLRGGMLRSLGDGRGWKVEVLRLRFLNYLDHPSWEKLTSSFPELRVVEKFKCGKESSSHKESSSWPCNKEGLWCKEDAKKSAEDEPKAMNLPPPETD from the coding sequence ATGTTCCCCTGCGGCGGATCCAGCGTCGAAGTAGTGTCTCGGTTGATGAAGCGTTTGGAAGAAGCCAAAGGCCTCGTCCCCGATCCGAATGCTGCTTCTTCCCAGGTTGTTCTTACGAAGATCGACGAGATCAAGGAAAAAATGGAGGAGATGAGAAAAAAGTTGCGGGAATCCAAGGGCAAAGAAGACACCGCCATGGATAGATTTGCAATCGTCGCCAGGCATGTCGACGAGCTGTTGCGGTCGGCAAAGAAGACGTTGGATCCCTCGGAAACAGAGAGCCGACTAAAGTCGAAGCTCGAcgaaatcatgaaaaacatcaatttcaaaatcgagaaattaaAGGCGAAGCCAATGGATTCGTCGGGTGAACAGGAATCCAaggctgaggaggaggaggaggaggaggaggatttcCCACTGGAGCGGCAGATCCAAGAGAGCTCCGCTTGGGCGCACCTATTGCTTGTGGTCGACAGCTTCGAGACTCAGCTAAAGCTTTGCCTCTTCTGCCTCACCGTCTTCCCGGCGAACGCTGTCCTCAAGAAGAGGCTGCTGATCCACTGGTGGATGGGAGAGGGAATAGTGAAGAGTTCTGAGGAAGGGAAGAAATGCTTCGACCAACTCGTCTCCAAGGGCCTGATCATAACCATTAAGAAGAAGCACTGTGACAAGGTGCACCACTTCAGTATACAGTCGTGGATTCGCAGGCTGTTGATCACCGTCGCCAAGAGCAATGCCTTCCTCGAATTCGACCAGGACGGCCGCCCCAGCAACGACTACTCCAGGAGTCGCCGTGCGTGCTTGCGCCTCGAACAAAACCCCATCGGCGACGATGGGGAACGTCGACTGCTCACCGTCTACAACGTCTACAAGCGCTACGTCGAATTCGAACCCACATGGCTAGTCAACAAGGGCGAGATGACCACAATGCAGCTGGGGCGGTGGAAGGACTCGGACCAGAAGCACCATATCGAGGTCAAGAACGACGAGTTCTTGAAGGGGATCGACCACTGCAAGAGCTTGCGGTACATGAGCCTAAGAGGCGTATCGAGGGTGGAAACGCTTCCCGAGTCCATCGGCAAGCTCACCAAGCTGATGGTGTTGGACCTCCGGGCGTGCCACAATCTGGAGAAGCTGCCGGAGGAGATCGGGTCCGCCAAGAAGCTGCAGTACCTGGACGTGTCGGACTGCTTCCTGCTCGACAAGATGCCCAAGAGCATCGCCAACCTCTCCGATCTGGAAGTGCTCAAGGGGTTTTTACTGATCAGTGGGCCTGATGACAAACATGTTTGTCATCTCCATGAGTTGGCGAAGCTGACCAAGTTGAGGAAGCTCAGCATCAACATAGGCAGTTGGATCGCAGAAAAAGAGCTGGAGAATGTGGGCGAGTTGAAGAAGATCACCACACTCATCATAACATGGGCAGTGGTTACAGAGAAGAAGGAAGACTCTCATTCCACCAGAGGAGCTGAGGCGCCCTCACAGGAGAAGAAACAACAAGGGACTGGTAAGGACTCAGTCAAAGATCTCCCACCGAAGTCCATACAATCATCTgatgctgctactgctgctgctgatgcCGATGCTCATGATGATGGTGAAGATGATGTCATCGAAAAGCGTCAGCTGCCACATCCACCGGAGCAGAAACCATCAACATCCGATGTCCCGTACAAGAACGCCGATCCAAGGATCGAAGACGTTACTTTTGGTACTGATGCCACTACGAAGAAAGTTCAACCAATATCCGACCATGATGCCACTTCGGGAGCGAGGCCACTGACGAAGAAAGAAACCAAGAAGATTGCAGCGGATCGTTCCCTTGATCCCGCTAAGGTTACCCTTCCTAGTACGATAGAGAAGCTGGACCTCCGGTGCTTCACCGAGGAGGAGTTCCCGCAGTGGATTGATCCCCTTAAATTACAAAAGCTGAAGAAACTGTACCTGAGGGGAGGGATGCTCCGAAGTCTTGGAGACGGCCGGGGGTGGAAGGTGGAGGTGCTGCGCCTGAGGTTCCTCAATTATCTGGATCATCCCAGCTGGGAGAAGCTGACAAGTTCGTTCCCCGAGCTCCGAGTCGTGGAGAAATTCAAGTGCGGAAAAGAAAGTTCATCGCACAAGGAATCAAGTTCTTGGCCTTGCAATAAAGAAGGGCTTTGGTGCAAGGAGGATGCCAAAAAGAGTGCTGAGGATGAGCCGAAAGCCATGAACTTGCCGCCACCGGAGACCGATTGA
- the LOC135593755 gene encoding uncharacterized protein LOC135593755 translates to MPRAADAIHDDGGSVKIGATGTIGTLMTRELESPKHSEQTSSTRRKQQTVPVSIPCGANPRRALQRRNQTNEHGSIRRSSGGSNSEQAHCSNHARRNGHRAPMLRSDDNPVNRNMDTDRIGKKAYTVEIVDLKCSNPMSSQLKKLGFSKLSVSTS, encoded by the coding sequence ATGCCTCGGGCAGCCGATGCTATCCATGATGATGGAGGCTCTGTCAAGATCGGTGCCACTGGCACAATTGGCACCCTGATGACTCGAGAATTAGAATCCCCAAAGCATTCAGAACAAACTTCTTCCACTCGAAGAAAACAGCAAACAGTTCCTGTCTCCATACCCTGTGGTGCTAATCCTAGGAGAGCATTGCAAAGGAGAAACCAAACAAATGAACATGGCAGTATCCGAAGAAGTAGCGGTGGTAGCAATTCTGAGCAAGCACATTGTTCAAATCATGCACGACGAAATGGACACCGAGCTCCAATGCTAAGATCCGATGATAATCCTGTAAACCGAAATATGGACACCGATAGGATTGGAAAGAAAGCTTACACTGTGGAAATAGTAGATCTAAAATGCAGCAATCCCATGAGCAGCCAGCTCAAGAAGCTCGGCTTCTCCAAGCTTTCTGTTTCCACCTCCTAG
- the LOC103998898 gene encoding probable serine/threonine-protein kinase PBL23: MGLISYTTKKSKGVIDCLCCTKSANEEDAAKAEESRRKQKPPSDENKKKTWRKRKWKRWWRKKQQQQKKANHLASLVSTMSFRSDSGKHRKAVEEILCIGSDNIAAHVYTFRELAAATQNFNSENLLGEGGFGRVYKGELKDTNEIVAVKQLDRNGFQGNREFLVEVLMLSLLHHPNLVKLLGYCADGDQRILVYEYMPLGSLEDHLLDVSADAKPLEWHTRMKIAAGAAKGLQYLHETANPPVIYRDFKASNILIDEDYNAKLSDFGLAKIGPVGDKNHVSTRVMGTYGYCAPEYALTGQLTKMSDVYSFGVVFLEMVTGRRAIDTTKPTPEQHLVHWAEPLFKDKSKFVAMADPLLEGKYPMKGLYQALAVAAMCLQEEASIRPLISDVVVALEHLADPKNDDIDRAEQSAPISSSEVAQETAGEGNKEVLDSTSDQESYSFSSREKELNELDVV, from the exons ATGGGGTTGATAAGTTACACCACAAAGAAGAGCAAAGGAGTGATCGATTGCTTGTGTTGCACCAAATCCGCCAACGAGGAGGACGCAGCAAAGGCCGAGGAAAGCAGAAGGAAGCAGAAGCCTCCGTCGGACGAGAACAAGAAGAAgacgtggaggaagaggaagtggaagaggtggtggaggaagaagcagcagcagcagaagaaagCGAATCATCTCGCCTCGCTTGTCAGCACCATGTCCTTCCGATCTG ATAGTGGCAAGCATAGGAAAGCAGTTGAGGAGATCCTATGCATCGGCAGCGACAACATCGCAGCTCATGTGTACACCTTCCGTGAACTGGCAGCGGCAACCCAAAACTTCAATTCGGAGAACCTACTGGGTGAAGGTGGATTCGGGAGAGTGTACAAAGGCGAACTGAAGGACACCAATGAA ATCGTCGCAGTCAAGCAGCTTGACAGAAATGGATTCCAGGGCAACCGTGAATTCCTTGTCGAGGTCCTCATGCTGAGTCTCCTGCATCATCCCAATCTTGTCAAGCTGCTCGGCTACTGCGCCGATGGCGATCAAAGGATCCTGGTCTACGAGTACATGCCACTGGGCTCATTGGAGGACCATCTTCTAG ATGTATCAGCAGATGCGAAGCCACTGGAGTGGCACACAAGGATGAAAATTGCAGCTGGTGCAGCCAAAGGTCTTCAGTACCTGCACGAAACTGCAAACCCTCCGGTGATCTACAGAGACTTCAAGGCATCAAACATACTTATCGACGAAGACTACAACGCCAAGTTATCGGATTTTGGCCTTGCCAAGATTGGTCCGGTCGGAGACAAGAATCACGTATCCACCAGGGTGATGGGCACCTACGGCTACTGCGCTCCAGAGTATGCATTAACAGGCCAGCTGACAAAGATGTCggacgtgtacagcttcggggTCGTCTTCTTGGAGATGGTCACCGGAAGGAGAGCCATCGACACCACGAAACCGACACCCGAACAACACCTAGTTCACTGG GCAGAGCCTCTCTTCAAGGACAAGAGCAAGTTTGTGGCCATGGCTGACCCATTACTTGAGGGGAAGTACCCCATGAAGGGCCTTTACCAAGCTCTCGCTGTCGCTGCAATGTGCCTCCAGGAAGAAGCCAGCATACGGCCGCTCATCAGCGACGTGGTGGTTGCTCTCGAGCACCTGGCCGATCCGAAGAACGACGACATCGATCGAGCTGAACAATCTGCACCAATTTCCAGCTCCGAAGTAGCGCAAGAGACTGCAGGGGAGGGCAACAAGGAGGTATTGGATTCAACCAGTGACCAGGAAAGCTATTCCTTCTCGAGCAGGGAGAAGGAACTGAATGAACTTGACGTGGTTTAG
- the LOC103998894 gene encoding uncharacterized protein LOC103998894 isoform X2 — protein MFPCGGSSVEVVSRLMKRLEEAKGLVPDPNAASSQVVLTKIDEIKEKMEEMRKKLRESKGKEDTAMDRFAIVARHVDELLRSAKKTLDPSETESRLKSKLDEIMKNINFKIEKLKAKPMDSSGEQESKAEEEEEEEEDFPLERQIQESSAWAHLLLVVDSFETQLKLCLFCLTVFPANAVLKKRLLIHWWMGEGIVKSSEEGKKCFDQLVSKGLIITIKKKHCDKVHHFSIQSWIRRLLITVAKSNAFLEFDQDGRPSNDYSRSRRACLRLEQNPIGDDGERRLLTVYNVYKRYVEFEPTWLVNKGEMTTMQLGRWKDSDQKHHIEVKNDEFLKGIDHCKSLRYMSLRGVSRVETLPESIGKLTKLMVLDLRACHNLEKLPEEIGSAKKLQYLDVSDCFLLDKMPKSIANLSDLEVLKGFLLISGPDDKHVCHLHELAKLTKLRKLSINIGSWIAEKELENVGELKKITTLIITWAVVTEKKEDSHSTRGAEAPSQEKKQQGTDDVIEKRQLPHPPEQKPSTSDVPYKNADPRIEDVTFGTDATTKKVQPISDHDATSGARPLTKKETKKIAADRSLDPAKVTLPSTIEKLDLRCFTEEEFPQWIDPLKLQKLKKLYLRGGMLRSLGDGRGWKVEVLRLRFLNYLDHPSWEKLTSSFPELRVVEKFKCGKESSSHKESSSWPCNKEGLWCKEDAKKSAEDEPKAMNLPPPETD, from the exons ATGTTCCCCTGCGGCGGATCCAGCGTCGAAGTAGTGTCTCGGTTGATGAAGCGTTTGGAAGAAGCCAAAGGCCTCGTCCCCGATCCGAATGCTGCTTCTTCCCAGGTTGTTCTTACGAAGATCGACGAGATCAAGGAAAAAATGGAGGAGATGAGAAAAAAGTTGCGGGAATCCAAGGGCAAAGAAGACACCGCCATGGATAGATTTGCAATCGTCGCCAGGCATGTCGACGAGCTGTTGCGGTCGGCAAAGAAGACGTTGGATCCCTCGGAAACAGAGAGCCGACTAAAGTCGAAGCTCGAcgaaatcatgaaaaacatcaatttcaaaatcgagaaattaaAGGCGAAGCCAATGGATTCGTCGGGTGAACAGGAATCCAaggctgaggaggaggaggaggaggaggaggatttcCCACTGGAGCGGCAGATCCAAGAGAGCTCCGCTTGGGCGCACCTATTGCTTGTGGTCGACAGCTTCGAGACTCAGCTAAAGCTTTGCCTCTTCTGCCTCACCGTCTTCCCGGCGAACGCTGTCCTCAAGAAGAGGCTGCTGATCCACTGGTGGATGGGAGAGGGAATAGTGAAGAGTTCTGAGGAAGGGAAGAAATGCTTCGACCAACTCGTCTCCAAGGGCCTGATCATAACCATTAAGAAGAAGCACTGTGACAAGGTGCACCACTTCAGTATACAGTCGTGGATTCGCAGGCTGTTGATCACCGTCGCCAAGAGCAATGCCTTCCTCGAATTCGACCAGGACGGCCGCCCCAGCAACGACTACTCCAGGAGTCGCCGTGCGTGCTTGCGCCTCGAACAAAACCCCATCGGCGACGATGGGGAACGTCGACTGCTCACCGTCTACAACGTCTACAAGCGCTACGTCGAATTCGAACCCACATGGCTAGTCAACAAGGGCGAGATGACCACAATGCAGCTGGGGCGGTGGAAGGACTCGGACCAGAAGCACCATATCGAGGTCAAGAACGACGAGTTCTTGAAGGGGATCGACCACTGCAAGAGCTTGCGGTACATGAGCCTAAGAGGCGTATCGAGGGTGGAAACGCTTCCCGAGTCCATCGGCAAGCTCACCAAGCTGATGGTGTTGGACCTCCGGGCGTGCCACAATCTGGAGAAGCTGCCGGAGGAGATCGGGTCCGCCAAGAAGCTGCAGTACCTGGACGTGTCGGACTGCTTCCTGCTCGACAAGATGCCCAAGAGCATCGCCAACCTCTCCGATCTGGAAGTGCTCAAGGGGTTTTTACTGATCAGTGGGCCTGATGACAAACATGTTTGTCATCTCCATGAGTTGGCGAAGCTGACCAAGTTGAGGAAGCTCAGCATCAACATAGGCAGTTGGATCGCAGAAAAAGAGCTGGAGAATGTGGGCGAGTTGAAGAAGATCACCACACTCATCATAACATGGGCAGTGGTTACAGAGAAGAAGGAAGACTCTCATTCCACCAGAGGAGCTGAGGCGCCCTCACAGGAGAAGAAACAACAAGGGACTG ATGATGTCATCGAAAAGCGTCAGCTGCCACATCCACCGGAGCAGAAACCATCAACATCCGATGTCCCGTACAAGAACGCCGATCCAAGGATCGAAGACGTTACTTTTGGTACTGATGCCACTACGAAGAAAGTTCAACCAATATCCGACCATGATGCCACTTCGGGAGCGAGGCCACTGACGAAGAAAGAAACCAAGAAGATTGCAGCGGATCGTTCCCTTGATCCCGCTAAGGTTACCCTTCCTAGTACGATAGAGAAGCTGGACCTCCGGTGCTTCACCGAGGAGGAGTTCCCGCAGTGGATTGATCCCCTTAAATTACAAAAGCTGAAGAAACTGTACCTGAGGGGAGGGATGCTCCGAAGTCTTGGAGACGGCCGGGGGTGGAAGGTGGAGGTGCTGCGCCTGAGGTTCCTCAATTATCTGGATCATCCCAGCTGGGAGAAGCTGACAAGTTCGTTCCCCGAGCTCCGAGTCGTGGAGAAATTCAAGTGCGGAAAAGAAAGTTCATCGCACAAGGAATCAAGTTCTTGGCCTTGCAATAAAGAAGGGCTTTGGTGCAAGGAGGATGCCAAAAAGAGTGCTGAGGATGAGCCGAAAGCCATGAACTTGCCGCCACCGGAGACCGATTGA
- the LOC135593752 gene encoding large ribosomal subunit protein eL42-like has translation MVNVPKTKKTFCKNKACRKHTLHKVTQYKKGKDSLSVQGKRRYDRKQSGYGGQTKPVFHKKAKTTKKIVLKLQCQSCKHYSQHPIKRCKHFEIGGDKKGKGTSLF, from the exons ATG GTGAACGTGCCAAAGACCAAGAAAACGTTCTGTAAGAACAAGGCTTGTAGGAAGCACACGCTTCACAAGGTTACACAGTACAAGAAGGGTAAGGATAGCCTTTCTGTTCAAGGGAAGCGCCGCTATGACAGGAAGCAGTCTGGTTATGGTGGACAGACGAAGCCTGTTTTCCACAAGAAG GCAAAAACTACCAAGAAAATCGTGTTGAAGCTTCAATGCCAAAGTTGCAAGCATTATTCGCAGCATCCGATAAAG AGATGCAAGCACTTTGAGATTGGTGGAGACAAGAAGGGGAAGGGGACCTCTCTCTTCTAA
- the LOC135593753 gene encoding uncharacterized protein LOC135593753 — protein sequence MANAWKREKPSPLRSPRTLVSILLPISFLLFLFLFLFYPISKSSPNRARETLFLSPSGIRPFDCHACPQASPVFANLVEGVKHPFLYSLADFGALPEKPHKNIARMLKGKPFRRPDISATVQEFLEGKDKDGGVVVDVGANVGMATFAAAAMGFRVVAFEPVFENLQRICDGVFLNRAGDRVTVYAAAASDRIGNITFHKLVGRLDNSAISATGAKLAFKSNEEIAVEVATVPLDEVIPDTERVLLIKIDVQGWEYHVLRGASKLLSRRKGEAPYLIYEEDGQLLQASNTTADEIRKFLGSMGYHHCTLHGTDAHCTKD from the exons ATGGCGAACGCGTGGAAGAGGGAGAAGCCCTCGCCTCTCCGCTCCCCAAGAACCCTAGTCTCGATCCTCCTCcccatctccttcctcctcttcctcttcctcttcctcttctaccCGATCTCCAAATCCAGCCCCAATCGCGCCCGCGAGACCCTTTTCCTATCCCCATCTGGGATCCGGCCCTTCGACTGCCACGCCTGCCCGCAGGCGTCGCCGGTGTTCGCGAACCTCGTGGAGGGCGTCAAACACCCCTTCCTCTACTCCCTCGCCGACTTCGGTGCCCTCCCGGAAAAGCCCCACAAGAACATTGCCCGCATGCTCAAGGGGAAACCCTTCCGTCGCCCCGACATCTCGGCGACGGTACAGGAGTTCCTCGAGGGGAAGGACAAGGACGGTGGGGTGGTGGTGGACGTGGGGGCGAATGTGGGGATGGCGACCTTCGCGGCGGCGGCGATGGGGTTCAGGGTGGTCGCTTTCGAGCCGGTGTTCGAGAATCTGCAAAGAATCTGCGACGGCGTGTTCTTGAATCGGGCAGGGGATCGGGTGACGGTTTATGCCGCGGCTGCCTCAGATCGGATCGGAAACATTACATTCCACAAG TTGGTTGGCCGCCTTGACAATAGTGCAATCTCTGCAACTGGTGCAAAGCTAGCATTCAAGTCTAATGAAGAGATTGCTGTGGAGGTGGCAACAGTCCCATTGGATGAAGTCATTCCTGACACAGAGCGAGTGCTACTAATTAAGATTGATGTCCAAGGCTGGGAGTATCATGTTCTTCGTGGTGCCTCCAAGCTGTTGTCAAGAAGAAAAGGTGAAGCGCCATACCTCATCTATGAGGAAGATGGGCAGTTGCTGCAGGCAAGCAACACTACTGCAGATGAGATCAGGAAGTTCCTTGGCAGTATGGGTTATCACCACTGTACTCTGCATGGCACAGATGCTCACTGCACGAAAGATTAG
- the LOC135593748 gene encoding beta-xylosidase/alpha-L-arabinofuranosidase 2-like, translating to MAASSSSSLFLLLLLFVFVVSATSRHLGHSALHSYFRTHRTGLPPRSTYGPIKTNGRNYSYVCDSRRFADLGLRVTDFAYCNKNLSYEQRVKSLVGSLSLEEKVGQISDQARGVQRIGLPPYSWWSEALHGVSYVGHATYFGDIVPAATSFPTVIVSAASFNESLWKSIGQASDLTRAMHNLGHAGLTFWSPNINVVRDPRWGRILETPGEDPFLVGKYAANFVRGLQDVEGHEVAANPDSRPLKVSSCCKHYAAYDVDNWFGIDRYHFDARVAAQDMVETFLLPFEMCVKEGDVSSVMCSYNRVNGIPACADPKLLSQTLRDDWKLHGYIVSDCDSLEVMHHGHKWLGDTPEAAVSQTLRAGLDLDCGDYYSNFTESAVAQGIVRESYIDNALKNLYTVLMRLGFFDGMPKYESLAEDDICTKDNIELAADAARQGIVLLKNDHNILPLRKDKYKKLALVGPHTNATEAMIGNYEGTPCRYVSPLDAFSAEGKVEYDLGCTVWCWEKEAHQRAKEIAARADATIIFAGISLEVEAESRDRDDLFIPYSQSNFITEVTEASKGPVILVIFSAGGLDISSIARDNAKVSAILWAGYPGAEGGRAIADVVYGRYNPGGRLPITWFESEYTKLLPMTSMPLRPIDELGYPGRTYKFFDGQTVYPFGYGLSYTQFNYTLKSVPSSVVVKLDPLQLCLPLTYKPNASLEEEHAGAACQSVNVADTACNHEINFEVEVANTGKFDGNHVVIVYSKPPAGVAGAPIKQVAAFRRVFVPAGASSSVKFSIDVCKSLSIVEKTAYKVLPRGQHTIVVGDDEPAVSFPVKVDFN from the exons ATGgctgcctcttcttcttcttccctcttcctcctcttactcCTCTTTGTCTTCGTTGTTTCTGCCACCTCAAGACACCTCGGTCACTCTGCTCTGCACTCCTACTTTAGAACTCACCGCACCGGCCTTCCCCCTCGTTCGACGTATGGGCCAATCAAGACCAATGGCCGCAACTACTCGTATGTCTGCGACTCGCGCAGGTTCGCCGACTTAGGTCTCAGAGTGACCGACTTCGCTTACTGCAACAAGAACCTCTCGTACGAGCAGAGGGTGAAGTCGCTGGTGGGCAGCTTGTCGCTGGAGGAGAAGGTAGGGCAGATCAGCGACCAGGCTCGGGGCGTGCAGCGGATCGGACTGCCGCCCTACAGCTGGTGGTCCGAGGCGCTCCATGGCGTCTCCTACGTGGGTCATGCCACGTACTTTGGCGACATCGTCCCCGCCGCCACTAGCTTTCCCACCGTCATCGTCTCCGCCGCCTCCTTCAACGAGTCCCTGTGGAAGTCCATTGGCCAGGCCAGTGATCTAA CGAGAGCAATGCATAATCTAGGGCATGCTGGCTTGACCTTCTGGAGTCCCAACATCAATGTTGTTAGGGATCCTCGATGGGGAAGAATTCTCGAGACACCAGGAGAAGATCCTTTTCTTGTCGGTAAATATGCCGCCAACTTCGTCAGAGGCTTGCAAGATGTCGAGGGCCATGAAGTCGCTGCAAATCCAGATTCCAGGCCATTGAAGGTGTCTTCTTGCTGCAAACACTATGCAGCATATGATGTAGACAACTGGTTTGGCATCGATCGCTACCATTTTGATGCCAGG GTTGCAGCGCAAGATATGGTGGAGACGTTCCTTCTTCCTTTTGAGATGTGTGTGAAGGAAGGTGATGTTAGCAGTGTCATGTGCTCTTACAATCGTGTCAATGGCATCCCTGCTTGTGCAGATCCAAAGCTTTTATCCCAAACCCTAAGGGACGATTGGAAGCTTCATGG ATATATAGTCTCTGACTGTGACTCGCTCGAGGTCATGCATCACGGCCACAAATGGCTCGGTGATACCCCTGAGGCAGCCGTCTCTCAAACACTTCGTGCTG GTTTGGATTTAGATTGTGGTGACTACTACTCCAATTTCACGGAGTCTGCTGTGGCACAAGGCATCGTGAGGGAGTCATACATCGATAACGCGTTGAAGAATCTCTACACTGTCCTCATGAGGCTCGGATTCTTCGACGGCATGCCGAAGTATGAGTCGCTTGCAGAAGACGATATCTGCACAAAAGACAACATTGAATTGGCTGCAGATGCAGCGAGACAGGGAATTGTTCTGCTTAAGAACGACCACAACATCTTGCCACTGCGCAAAGACAAGTACAAGAAGCTTGCTTTGGTTGGTCCTCATACTAATGCAACCGAAGCCATGATCGGAAACTACGAAG GTACGCCTTGCCGTTATGTTTCCCCTCTCGATGCCTTCTCTGCTGAAGGAAAGGTAGAATACGATCTGGGATGCACGGTCTGGTGTTGGGAGAAGGAAGCCCACCAACGTGCGAAGGAGATCGCTGCGCGCGCTGATGCCACCATCATCTTTGCCGGCATAAGCCTTGAAGTGGAGGCCGAGAGCCGCGACAGGGACGATCTCTTCATCCCCTACAGCCAATCTAACTTCATCACCGAAGTCACCGAAGCTTCCAAGGGCCCTGTAATCTTGGTTATCTTCTCTGCAGGGGGGTTGGATATCTCATCCATCGCTAGAGATAACGCCAAGGTCAGTGCCATTCTCTGGGCAGGTTATCCCGGTGCCGAAGGAGGCCGTGCCATCGCCGATGTAGTTTACGGACGATACAATCCAG GTGGAAGACTGCCCATTACATGGTTCGAGTCAGAGTACACAAAACTGCTCCCAATGACATCGATGCCATTACGCCCGATCGATGAGCTCGGTTACCCTGGAAGGACCTACAAGTTCTTCGACGGCCAGACGGTGTATCCTTTCGGTTATGGCCTCAGCTACACGCAGTTCAACTACACCCTCAAATCTGTGCCGAGCAGCGTGGTCGTCAAGCTTGATCCCCTGCAACTGTGTCTGCCGCTGACATACAAGCCGAATGCCTCACTGGAAGAAGAACACGCGGGAGCTGCATGTCAATCTGTCAACGTAGCCGACACTGCGTGCAACCATGAAATCAACTTCGAGGTTGAGGTGGCGAACACGGGCAAGTTCGACGGGAACCACGTGGTGATTGTCTACTCCAAACCTCCGGCCGGTGTTGCAGGAGCCCCCATCAAGCAGGTTGCCGCGTTCCGGCGGGTGTTCGTGCCGGCCGGCGCCTCAAGCTCGGTGAAGTTTTCGATCGACGTATGCAAGAGCTTGAGCATTGTGGAGAAGACGGCCTACAAAGTCTTGCCTCGTGGTCAACACACCATCGTGGTCGGGGACGATGAACCCGCCGTTTCCTTCCCTGTTAAGGTGGATTTCAATTAG